The proteins below come from a single Cannabis sativa cultivar Pink pepper isolate KNU-18-1 chromosome 3, ASM2916894v1, whole genome shotgun sequence genomic window:
- the LOC115711532 gene encoding mitochondrial import receptor subunit TOM7-1, producing MATSRVAVKVKGKASKGSKSSNEQSTIQVFKEWTTWTVKKAKVVVHYGFIPAVIIIGMNSEPKPHLSQLLSPV from the coding sequence atggcGACGTCTAGGGTTGCTGTGAAGGTAAAGGGGAAGGCAAGCAAAGGATCAAAGAGCTCCAATGAACAATCAACCATTCAGGTCTTCAAGGAATGGACTACTTGGACTGTGAAGAAGGCCAAGGTCGTCGTTCATTACGGCTTTATTCCAGCTGTGATCATCATCGGTATGAATTCTGAGCCAAAGCCTCACCTTTCTCAGCTTCTAAGCCCCGTTTGA
- the LOC115709460 gene encoding methyl-CpG-binding domain-containing protein 2, whose translation MWPQAQKIRVKFKKPENEIPEPSLLGQGSSSSNHQEILDVSSSSSASSEDENGQFSEDASKQMVLYDPVANDNNSNTSAIVTVPEPPPYQPRKEKRFFGSSNQPSRALPSVGAFTVQCASCFKWRLIPTKEKYEEIREHILEQPFFCETARQWRPDISCDDPADLNQDGSRLWAIDKPNIAQPPPGWQRLLRIRGEGSTKFADVYYAAPSGKRLRSMVEVQKYLLEHPEYTRDGVKLSQFSFQIPKPLQDNYVRKRPARLAASCDDSIGQLRPGVVKPLAWAAPDGSTDLHLGMPPNLPSNSDHDDRPAKRQATQFPSMGIHNIDPKVMP comes from the exons ATGTGGCCACAAGCTCAAAAAATAAGAGTTAAATTTAAGAAGCCAGAGAATGAAATACCTGAACCGAGTTTATTGGGGCAGGGAAGCAGCAGCAGCAATCATCAGGAGATTTTAGATGTTTCATCTTCATCCTCAGCTTCATCTGAGGATGAAAATGGCCAATTCAGTGAGGATGCATCTAAGCAAATGGTGCTTTATGATCCTGTGGCTAATGATAACAATAGTAATACAAGTGCAATTGTAACTGTTCCTGAGCCACCTCCATATCAGCCCCGAAAAGAGAAAAGGTTTTTCGGTTCATCAAACCAACCATCAAGGGCTTTGCCATCTGTTGGAGCTTTTACAGTTCAGTGTGCAAGTTGTTTCAAATGGAGGCTCATTCCAACAAAAGAGAAGTATGAAGAAATTCGCGAGCATATTCTAGAGCAACCGTTTTTCTGTGAAACTGCTCGCCAATGGCGTCCTGATATTTCGTGTGATGATCCAGCTGATCTTAACCAAGATGGTAGCAGGCTTTGGGCAATTGATAAGCCTAATATTGCTCAGCCTCCTCCTGGTTGGCAACGACTGCTTCGGATCAGAGGTGAAGGAAGCACCAAGTTTGCAGATGT GTACTATGCTGCACCATCGGGAAAGAGACTTCGTTCAATGGTGGAGGTCCAAAA GTACTTATTGGAACATCCAGAGTACACAAGAGATGGAGTAAAGTTGTCAcaattctcttttcaaatcCCGAAACCGCTGCAGGATAATTATGTGAGGAAGCGCCCTGCTCGTTTAGCTGCTTCTTGTGATGATAGCATTGGACAGCTTAGACCTGGTGTAG TGAAACCCTTGGCATGGGCTGCTCCAGATGGCTCTACTGACTTGCACCTCGGTATGCCACCAAATCTTCCCTCGAATTCTGATCACGACGACCGACCTGCAAAGAGGCAAGCAACGCAATTTCCATCGATGGGTATTCACAATATTGATCCAAAAGTCATGCCCTGA
- the LOC115709459 gene encoding uncharacterized protein LOC115709459, whose translation MNYSHLLLLPQVAFSHRPILQIQASNYQGSNTVEPTKTKDKTSDIRNHNKVRRDEVVLCDTEKTKQQQYNPPPLVTALKVSAQQNAATFHFPGHNRGRIAPSSLTHLIGIKPFIHDLPELPELDNLFSPQGPILDAQKEAAKLFGALETWFLVGGTTCGIQAAIMATCSPGDYLILPRNCHLSAISAMVLSGAIPKYIIPEYDVEWDIAGGVTSSQVKKAIEELEMEGRKPAAVFVTSPTYHGICSNISEISRLCHSHRIPIIVDEAHGAHLGFHPQLPSSALQQGADLAVQSTHKVLCSLTQSSMLHMSGNLVDRENISRCLQVLQSTSPSYLLLASLDAARHQLTENPKALFDKPLQLVTEANNVIRRLPGISILDSLSFPKFPAMDPLRLTIGFRQLNLSGYEADEILYKDNEIICELVGTTSLTFAFNLGTCKEHVERLVSSLKHLVSTATLTQGDVGKMDLGVLAPFADFTTSLIPRDAFFRSKRKVSIESCLGEVCGELICPYPPGIPVLIPGEIITERALDYLLEVRSKGAIISGASDPQLSSIVVCNK comes from the exons ATGAATTATTCTCACCTTCTTCTGCTTCCCCAGGTTGCGTTTTCTCACAGGCCAATTCTGCAAATTCAAGCTTCCAATTATCAG GGTAGCAACACTGTCGAGCCAACCAAGACGAAAGACAAGACAAGTGATATAAGAAACCACAACAAAGTTAGAAGAGATGAAGTTGTCTTGTGTGACACAGAGAAAACCAAGCAGCAGCAGTATAATCCTCCTCCACTTGTTACTGCATTGAAGGTTTCAGCTCAACAAAATGCTGCCACTTTTCACTTTCCCGGTCACAACAGAGGGCGTATTGCCCCGTCTTCATTAACTCACCTCATTGGTATCAAACCATTCATTCACGATTTGCCTGAGCTTCCAGAGCTTGATAATCTGTTTTCACCACAAGGACCGATTCTAGATGCGCAAAAAGAAGCAGCAAAGCTTTTTGGGGCGTTGGAGACATGGTTTCTGGTTGGAGGAACCACCTGTGGAATCCAAGCTGCAATTATGGCTACATGTTCGCCGGGAGACTATCTAATACTTCCCCGGAATTGTCATTTATCAGCCATATCTGCTATGGTCTTGTCTGGTGCCATACCTAAGTACATCATACCCGAATATGACGTTGAATGGGATATTGCTGGTGGGGTGACTTCATCACAG GTGAAGAAGGCGATTGAGGAACTCGAAATGGAAGGGCGAAAGCCAGCTGCAGTCTTTGTGACTTCTCCTACTTATCATGGAATATGCAGCAACATAAGTGAGATTTCTCGACTGTGCCATTCTCACAGAATTCCAATAATTGTTGATGAGGCACACGGGGCTCATCTCGGGTTTCATCCTCAATTGCCTAGCTCAGCACTTCAGCAAGGGGCCGATTTAGCAGTTCAGTCAACTCACAAAGTACTTTGCTCCTTGACACAATCATCAATGCTGCACATGTCAGGAAATCTTGTAGATAGAGAAAATATCTCAAGGTGCCTTCAAGTGCTTCAAAGCACTAGTCCTAGTTATCTTCTTTTGGCATCTTTAGATGCAGCTCGACATCAACTTACCGAAAACCCAAAAGCCTTATTTGACAAACCACTGCAATTAGTAACCGAAGCTAATAATGTGATAAGAAGACTTCCCGGAATATCCATACTTGACTCTCTGAGTTTCCCAAAGTTCCCAGCTATGGATCCATTAAGGCTTACAATTGGTTTCAGGCAGCTGAATTTGTCTGGTTACGAGGCAGATGAAATTTTGTACAAGGACAACGAGATTATTTGCGAACTTGTTGGAACCACGTCTCTTACTTTTGCGTTTAACCTTGGAACTTGTAAGGAGCATGTTGAGAGACTGGTGTCCAGCCTAAAGCATTTAGTATCAACTGCAACACTAACTCAAGGTGATGTAGGGAAGATGGACCTTGGTGTTTTAGCACCTTTCGCTGATTTTACGACGAGCTTAATTCCAAGAGACGCCTTTTTTAGAAGTAAAAGGAAAGTAAGCATTGAAAGCTGTCTTGGGGAAGTTTGTGGGGAGCTTATATGTCCATACCCACCAGGAATTCCAGTGTTGATCCCTGGTGAGATTATTACAGAAAGAGCTTTGGATTATCTTTTAGAGGTTAGAAGTAAAGGTGCTATTATCAGTGGGGCTTCAGATCCTCAACTCTCTTCCATAGTTGTCTGCAACAAGTAG
- the LOC115708727 gene encoding peptidyl-prolyl cis-trans isomerase FKBP19, chloroplastic — MASISAFALGCVPPHHTLSLPCPKPKLILGIQTQTQTQAHTQRCQAVGDGQLDLSSHPPSDASTGINVRLNHDSRRRNIVISSLGFLVASLWDFSTTLGPAAAAQFTDMPALRGKDYGKTKMNYPDYTQTESGLQYKDLRVGEGPTPKMGDTVVVDWDGYTIGYYGRIFEARNKTKGGSFEGDDKDFFKFRIGSQEVIPAFEEAITGMTIGSIRRIIVPPELGYPDNDYNKSGPRPTTFSGQRALDFVLRNQGLIDKTLLFDIELLKIIPN, encoded by the exons ATGGCTTCAATTTCAGCCTTTGCTCTTGGATGTGTACCACCACACCACACACTATCCCTTCCATGTCCAAAACCAAAACTAATTCTTGGgattcaaactcaaactcaaacccaagcTCATACTCAG AGATGTCAAGCTGTTGGAGATGGACAACTTGACTTATCTTCACATCCACCATCTG ATGCAAGTACAGGAATCAATGTAAGACTCAATCATGACAGCAGAAGAAGAAACATTGTCATTTCATCACTGGGTTTTCTAGTTGCATCACTATGGGACTTTTCCACCACTCTTGGACCTGCTGCTGCAGCCCAATTCACTGACA TGCCAGCATTAAGAGGGAAGGACTATGGGAAAACGAAAATGAACTATCCGGATTATACTCAAACAGAATCAGGTCTTCAGTATAAG GATTTGCGAGTTGGAGAAGGCCCTACTCCTAAGATGGGAGACACTGTTGTG GTTGACTGGGATGGTTACACAATAGGATACTATGGCCGTATATTTGAAGCTCGAAATAAGACTAAAGGCGGTTCATTTGAG GGTGATGACAAGGATTTTTTCAAGTTTCGAATAGGATCTCAAGAG GTAATACCAGCTTTCGAGGAGGCAATAACAGGCATGACTATCGGAAGCATTAGAAG GATTATAGTGCCCCCGGAGTTGGGATACCCTGACAACGATTACAACAAGAGCGGCCCCAGACCAACAACATTTTCG GGCCAAAGAGCCTTGGATTTTGTATTAAGGAACCAAGGACTGATAGACAAGACTCTTTTGTTTGATATTGAGCTACTCAAGATCATACCAAACTGA